The Caldilineales bacterium genome contains a region encoding:
- a CDS encoding ComF family protein, which translates to MEPGAILHGLAELIFPPRCVNCRRLGSHFCRRCRDQATLIGDDICVRCGNPTTRRCTCHECQQAPSDPLRGMRGVVFYGGPMAFAIQGFKYQGHKALSRPLAAFLTSYLQTHALSFDTLVPVPLHPDRLAFRGYNQSELLAQEVARASRLPVRTDLIYRARHTQPQATLNRRQRLENVRDAFLPVQPGLLHGERVLLIDDVCTTGSTLKACAQALHEAGAGEIWALAVARARPKTPPEPWQRGLSPAEVFAGWDEGRRPGGGEGQ; encoded by the coding sequence ATGGAGCCTGGCGCCATTCTCCATGGCCTTGCCGAGTTGATCTTTCCGCCGCGCTGCGTCAATTGCCGGCGGCTTGGCTCGCATTTCTGCCGGCGCTGCCGCGATCAGGCTACCCTGATTGGCGATGACATCTGTGTGCGCTGCGGCAACCCCACCACCCGGCGCTGCACCTGCCACGAGTGCCAACAGGCGCCTTCCGACCCCTTGCGCGGGATGCGAGGGGTCGTTTTCTATGGCGGGCCGATGGCTTTTGCCATCCAGGGCTTCAAATACCAGGGCCACAAGGCTCTGAGCCGGCCCCTGGCCGCTTTCTTGACCAGCTACCTGCAAACCCACGCCCTCAGTTTCGATACACTCGTCCCCGTGCCTCTCCATCCCGACCGCCTGGCCTTTCGCGGCTACAACCAGAGCGAACTGCTGGCGCAGGAGGTGGCGAGGGCCAGCCGTCTGCCTGTGCGAACCGACCTCATCTACCGCGCCCGTCACACCCAACCCCAGGCCACCCTCAACCGCCGCCAGCGCCTGGAAAACGTGCGCGACGCCTTTCTGCCCGTCCAACCGGGGCTGTTGCACGGTGAGCGGGTGTTGTTGATCGACGACGTCTGCACCACTGGCTCGACCCTGAAGGCCTGCGCCCAGGCCCTGCACGAGGCCGGCGCCGGCGAGATCTGGGCGCTGGCCGTGGCTCGCGCCCGGCCCAAGACGCCGCCCGAACCCTGGCAGCGGGGCCTCAGCCCGGCCGAGGTCTTCGCCGGCTGGGATGAAGGGCGCCGGCCGGGCGGAGGAGAGGGGCAGTGA
- a CDS encoding Flp family type IVb pilin: MTPSPPNWRDESGQSAIEYALILLLIAIIILAILLILGDDLRAFVFDLINTWFPQAAA, encoded by the coding sequence ATGACACCATCTCCCCCCAACTGGCGCGACGAGAGCGGGCAAAGCGCCATCGAGTATGCGCTTATCCTCCTGCTCATCGCCATCATCATCCTGGCCATCCTGCTCATTCTGGGCGACGACCTGCGCGCTTTTGTCTTCGACCTGATCAACACCTGGTTCCCGCAGGCGGCTGCCTGA
- a CDS encoding polyprenol monophosphomannose synthase: protein MRSLVIIPTYNEAENIAPLVDSLLALGLGLHVLIVDDNSPDGTGQIADEVAAAHRPFVWVLHRAGKLGLGTAYTAGFELALERGYERIVTMDADFSHNPRYVPSLIDLTRTCDLGIGSRYVPGGGVRLWGLHRRLLSRGANFFARAALGLQARDCTAGFRCYQAEVLRAVDPASIRADGYSYLVEMLWRVQRAGFRVGETPIVFTDRRRGASKISRQEIFKAGSTVLRLVVTNPNETPAAKKARPHLPL from the coding sequence GTGCGATCGCTTGTCATCATCCCCACCTACAACGAAGCAGAGAACATCGCCCCCCTGGTCGATAGCCTGCTGGCACTGGGGCTTGGCCTCCACGTCCTCATCGTCGATGACAATTCGCCCGATGGCACCGGACAGATCGCCGATGAAGTGGCGGCTGCGCATCGGCCCTTCGTGTGGGTGCTGCACCGGGCCGGGAAACTGGGGCTGGGGACAGCCTACACGGCCGGTTTCGAGTTGGCGCTGGAGCGCGGCTACGAACGCATCGTCACTATGGACGCCGATTTCTCGCACAACCCGCGCTATGTGCCCTCGCTGATCGACCTGACCAGGACGTGCGACCTGGGCATTGGCTCGCGCTATGTGCCGGGCGGCGGTGTGCGGCTGTGGGGGCTGCACCGGCGTCTGCTCAGCCGCGGGGCCAACTTCTTCGCTCGCGCCGCCCTGGGCTTGCAGGCGCGCGATTGCACAGCCGGGTTTCGCTGTTATCAGGCAGAGGTATTGCGGGCGGTCGACCCGGCCTCCATCCGCGCCGACGGCTATTCCTATCTGGTCGAGATGCTGTGGCGCGTCCAGCGCGCCGGCTTCCGCGTGGGCGAGACTCCCATCGTTTTCACCGACCGCCGGCGGGGTGCCTCCAAAATCTCGCGCCAGGAGATCTTCAAGGCCGGCTCCACCGTCCTGCGCCTGGTCGTTACCAATCCAAACGAGACGCCGGCCGCCAAAAAAGCCCGCCCCCATCTCCCTCTATGA
- a CDS encoding type II toxin-antitoxin system VapC family toxin: MADTHAVIWYVFGDSRLSQRAHALIEGLATAGDQVGVSPITLIEIVYLAEKGRISEATLARVVKELEAEDTVLVETPLNRRIAEAMQHIDRGVIPDMPDRIIAATAMSFDVPVISRDGKIRLSSVPTVW, encoded by the coding sequence GTGGCTGATACTCATGCTGTCATTTGGTATGTGTTTGGTGATTCTCGGCTTTCGCAGCGAGCTCACGCTCTGATCGAAGGCCTGGCCACTGCCGGCGATCAAGTTGGCGTGTCTCCGATCACCTTGATCGAGATCGTTTACCTCGCCGAAAAAGGGCGGATTTCTGAAGCGACACTTGCTCGCGTTGTCAAAGAACTTGAAGCTGAAGATACTGTCTTGGTCGAGACGCCGTTGAACCGCAGGATTGCCGAAGCCATGCAGCATATCGATCGTGGAGTCATTCCTGACATGCCAGATCGCATCATTGCCGCCACAGCCATGTCTTTCGATGTACCGGTGATAAGCCGAGATGGTAAGATTCGTCTTTCAAGCGTACCGACGGTTTGGTGA
- a CDS encoding aminotransferase class I/II-fold pyridoxal phosphate-dependent enzyme → MSIQLSARLSGFEPSPTLAINEKVNALWSAGEEVYHLGFGESRFPVHPALAAALAANTHRAAYLPAQGLPALRQAVAAFYQRHFGLDAAADRVLIGPGSKPLIYALIQALDGDLILPTPSWVSYRPHALMAGKRVFWAPASPADGYELDLEALETTVRAARAAGGDPRLLVLNSPNNPTGRMLPPGLVAEIAEFCRQQGLFIIADEIYALTAHGHLPHRSLACDYPEGTAVLGGLSKHLSLGGWRLGVAVLPSDHAAKGLLDAARTVAAEVWSSPSAPVQHAAVLAYSGDPGIEDYIQTCTHLHALRTQHLWQGLVGLGIACPRPDGAFYVFANFDRWRPALAARGIIDSVGLANHLLDAYHLATLPGAAFGAPASDLSLRLSSSYLDMETEAKAVQILAAHESGLGPDELLRRHHPATSAALAQFRRFVAGLDR, encoded by the coding sequence ATGAGTATCCAGCTTTCCGCACGACTGAGCGGTTTCGAGCCATCGCCGACGCTGGCGATCAATGAGAAGGTCAATGCCTTGTGGTCGGCGGGGGAGGAGGTTTATCACCTGGGCTTTGGCGAGTCGCGTTTTCCCGTCCATCCCGCCCTGGCCGCAGCCCTGGCCGCCAACACCCATCGTGCCGCCTACCTGCCGGCGCAGGGCTTGCCGGCGCTGCGTCAGGCCGTGGCCGCCTTCTACCAGCGTCATTTCGGGCTGGACGCCGCCGCCGACCGGGTGCTGATCGGGCCGGGGAGCAAGCCGCTGATCTACGCCCTCATCCAGGCCCTCGACGGCGACCTCATCCTGCCCACGCCCTCGTGGGTGAGCTATCGCCCGCACGCCTTGATGGCGGGCAAGCGCGTCTTCTGGGCGCCGGCCTCGCCCGCCGACGGCTACGAACTCGACCTCGAGGCGCTGGAGACGACCGTCCGCGCTGCCCGCGCCGCCGGCGGCGACCCCCGCCTGCTCGTCCTCAACAGCCCCAACAACCCCACCGGCCGCATGCTGCCGCCCGGCCTGGTGGCTGAAATCGCCGAGTTTTGCCGCCAGCAGGGCCTGTTCATCATCGCCGATGAAATCTACGCCCTTACCGCCCATGGCCATCTCCCGCACCGCAGCCTGGCCTGCGACTATCCCGAAGGAACGGCGGTGTTGGGCGGGCTGAGCAAGCACCTCTCGTTGGGCGGCTGGCGGCTGGGTGTGGCCGTGTTGCCGTCCGACCATGCCGCCAAAGGCTTGTTGGATGCTGCCCGCACCGTGGCCGCCGAAGTCTGGTCCAGCCCCTCGGCCCCGGTCCAACACGCCGCCGTGCTGGCCTACAGCGGCGACCCAGGCATCGAAGACTACATCCAGACCTGCACACACCTGCACGCCCTGCGCACACAGCACCTGTGGCAGGGGCTGGTGGGGTTGGGGATAGCCTGCCCCCGGCCGGATGGCGCCTTCTACGTCTTCGCCAATTTCGACCGTTGGCGCCCGGCCCTGGCGGCGCGCGGGATCATCGATTCGGTCGGATTGGCGAACCATCTTCTCGACGCTTACCATCTGGCCACCCTGCCCGGCGCGGCCTTCGGCGCGCCCGCAAGCGACCTCAGCCTGCGCCTCTCGTCCAGCTATCTGGACATGGAGACCGAGGCCAAAGCCGTGCAGATCCTGGCCGCGCACGAGTCAGGCCTGGGCCCGGATGAACTTCTGCGCCGCCATCACCCGGCCACCAGCGCCGCCCTGGCCCAGTTCCGGCGCTTCGTGGCCGGCCTGGACAGGTGA
- a CDS encoding 3-keto-5-aminohexanoate cleavage protein has product MQKLVITAALAGSRPTKAMNPAVPYSPAEIAAAALDCWRAGAAIVHIHVRDPQTGAPSSDLALFGEVVARVRAESDLLINLTTSGLNITGPDAGERRLEPVSLGPELCSLDVGSVNFRDRLFANPPDWVEQAARAMQAARVKPEIEVFDVGHIHQARRLIEDGLVDPPPYFQLCMGIDWGIPPTPENLIFMQRQLPEGAVWSVLGVGRAQLPMITLGILLGGHIRVGFEDNLYLRKGVLARSNAEFVEQAVTLARQLQREVATPAEARVLLGLA; this is encoded by the coding sequence ATGCAAAAACTAGTCATCACCGCCGCCCTCGCCGGTTCGCGGCCTACCAAGGCCATGAACCCGGCTGTGCCCTACTCGCCGGCCGAGATCGCCGCCGCCGCCCTCGACTGTTGGCGGGCCGGGGCGGCCATCGTCCACATCCACGTCCGCGACCCGCAGACCGGCGCGCCCTCCTCGGATCTGGCCCTGTTCGGCGAGGTGGTGGCGCGGGTGCGGGCCGAAAGCGACCTGTTGATCAATCTGACCACCAGCGGCCTCAACATCACCGGGCCGGATGCGGGCGAACGCCGTCTCGAACCGGTTTCGCTCGGCCCCGAACTGTGTTCGCTCGATGTCGGCTCGGTCAACTTCCGCGACCGGCTGTTCGCCAACCCGCCCGATTGGGTCGAGCAGGCGGCGCGGGCGATGCAGGCCGCCAGGGTCAAGCCGGAGATCGAGGTCTTCGATGTCGGCCATATCCATCAGGCGCGACGGCTGATCGAGGACGGGCTGGTCGACCCGCCGCCCTATTTCCAGCTTTGCATGGGCATCGATTGGGGCATCCCCCCCACGCCCGAAAACCTGATCTTCATGCAGCGGCAACTGCCGGAGGGGGCGGTCTGGTCGGTGCTGGGGGTGGGCCGGGCGCAGTTGCCGATGATCACGCTGGGGATTCTGCTGGGCGGGCACATCCGCGTCGGCTTCGAGGATAACCTCTATCTGCGCAAGGGTGTGTTGGCTCGGAGCAATGCCGAGTTCGTCGAGCAGGCCGTGACGCTGGCCCGGCAACTCCAACGCGAGGTGGCCACCCCTGCCGAGGCGCGCGTTCTGTTGGGGTTGGCGTGA
- a CDS encoding M1 family metallopeptidase, whose protein sequence is MRSIKFILAVALLGLVLPACGAIPSALPQSTPLPPIEQPTTPPEPSPEPLAEPTPTASLVFQVGLPDSTLFDVAWDDRSVFAPGLTAAYQGALDERPGASIYHIDIALSDDLTQVTGRQEVRYTNTEDSALASVTFRLFPNTFGGRTEIANLTVDTAPVEPGYELDDSALIVPLPAPLQPGEQVVIGMDFEVQVPTEPGPNYGAFALLDGVLALPHFYPMIAVYDDEGWNAEIAPPYGDVVYADSSYYLVRVSAPAGQTVLSSGREIGREEEDGRQVLTLAAGPVRDFYLVSSDRYERLSEQVGETTIDAYAPAELAAANRRALEIATKAFETYSQDFGDYPFTELDLAATPTLAGGIEYPGIVVVADQIYDPEISFFEAATAHEVAHQWFYSTVGNDQVDEPWLDESLTQFATWLYYEAAYGQNGYNGFKQSLTSRLDRASDPDIPVGLPVRDYSESDYSAIVYGRGPLFFGALRDEIGDDAFDAFLRDYYQTYRWDISTTDGLKALAEQHCNCDLTPIFEEWVYEK, encoded by the coding sequence GTGCGCTCGATCAAGTTCATCCTTGCGGTTGCACTCCTCGGCCTGGTGCTGCCTGCCTGCGGAGCCATCCCGTCTGCCCTGCCGCAGTCGACGCCTCTGCCCCCGATCGAGCAACCCACCACCCCGCCAGAGCCAAGCCCGGAACCACTGGCGGAACCGACCCCCACCGCCTCGCTCGTCTTCCAGGTCGGCCTGCCCGATTCCACCCTTTTCGATGTCGCCTGGGATGATCGCTCTGTCTTCGCCCCCGGCCTCACTGCTGCCTACCAGGGCGCCCTCGACGAGCGCCCCGGCGCCAGCATCTACCACATCGATATCGCCCTCTCGGATGACCTGACGCAAGTGACGGGCCGCCAGGAAGTGCGCTACACCAACACCGAAGACAGCGCCCTCGCTTCCGTCACCTTCCGGCTCTTCCCCAACACCTTCGGCGGCCGCACCGAGATCGCCAACCTGACCGTCGATACCGCCCCGGTCGAGCCAGGCTATGAGCTGGACGACAGCGCCCTCATCGTCCCCCTGCCGGCGCCCCTCCAGCCGGGCGAGCAGGTCGTCATCGGCATGGATTTCGAGGTTCAGGTCCCCACCGAACCAGGCCCCAACTATGGCGCCTTTGCCTTGCTGGATGGCGTCCTCGCCCTGCCGCACTTCTACCCGATGATCGCCGTCTATGACGACGAAGGCTGGAACGCCGAGATCGCCCCACCCTACGGCGATGTGGTCTATGCCGATAGCAGCTACTACCTGGTGCGGGTGAGTGCGCCGGCCGGGCAGACGGTGCTCAGTTCGGGCCGGGAGATCGGGCGCGAGGAGGAGGACGGGCGGCAGGTCTTGACCCTGGCAGCAGGGCCGGTGCGCGATTTCTATCTGGTCAGCAGTGACCGCTACGAAAGGCTAAGCGAGCAGGTGGGCGAGACGACCATCGATGCCTATGCGCCGGCGGAATTGGCCGCGGCCAACCGCCGGGCGCTGGAAATCGCCACCAAAGCCTTCGAGACCTATAGCCAGGACTTCGGCGACTATCCGTTCACCGAGCTGGACCTGGCCGCCACACCCACACTGGCGGGCGGGATCGAATACCCCGGCATCGTCGTCGTGGCCGACCAGATCTACGACCCCGAGATCTCCTTCTTCGAGGCCGCCACCGCCCACGAGGTGGCCCATCAGTGGTTCTACAGCACCGTTGGCAACGACCAGGTGGACGAACCTTGGCTGGACGAATCGCTGACCCAGTTCGCCACCTGGCTCTATTACGAGGCCGCCTACGGTCAGAATGGCTACAACGGCTTCAAGCAGTCGCTAACCAGCCGGCTCGACCGGGCCAGCGACCCGGACATCCCGGTGGGCCTGCCGGTGCGCGACTACAGCGAGAGCGACTACAGCGCCATCGTCTATGGCCGCGGCCCGCTCTTCTTCGGGGCCCTGCGGGACGAGATCGGCGACGACGCCTTCGACGCCTTCCTGCGCGACTATTATCAGACCTATCGTTGGGACATCTCCACCACCGACGGGCTGAAGGCATTGGCCGAGCAGCACTGCAACTGCGATTTGACGCCGATATTCGAGGAGTGGGTGTACGAAAAGTAA
- a CDS encoding DUF86 domain-containing protein has product MRPDDVIRLRHMLDAAQEAVEFTQGKHRQDLDSDRKLVLAMVKAVEILGEAAYQTSEETRRRLPEIPWDDIIGMRHRLVHAYFSINLNILWRTIKDDLPPLIKTLKGELDIEVDATDGN; this is encoded by the coding sequence ATGCGGCCGGATGACGTGATTCGCCTACGCCACATGCTGGATGCTGCACAAGAAGCAGTCGAATTCACCCAGGGCAAGCACCGCCAGGATTTGGACAGCGACCGCAAGCTCGTCCTAGCGATGGTCAAGGCCGTCGAAATTCTCGGTGAGGCCGCCTATCAGACTTCCGAGGAGACGCGGCGCCGACTCCCAGAGATACCTTGGGACGACATCATCGGCATGCGTCACCGCCTCGTACATGCCTATTTCTCCATCAACTTGAACATTCTCTGGCGAACTATCAAGGACGATCTTCCACCGCTGATCAAAACCCTCAAAGGCGAGCTTGATATAGAAGTTGACGCGACCGACGGTAACTGA
- a CDS encoding nucleotidyltransferase family protein: MTLKIEIPKDLVADFSRHHHIRRLAVFGSALREDFTVESDIDILVEFESGYAPGLFGMARMERELSAYLGGRKIDLRTPEDLSRYFRRQVMEEAEVQYAAG, from the coding sequence ATGACTCTCAAGATCGAGATTCCCAAAGACCTTGTCGCCGACTTTTCCCGACATCACCACATCCGGCGACTGGCGGTGTTTGGCTCTGCTTTGCGAGAAGATTTCACGGTCGAAAGCGATATAGACATCCTCGTCGAATTCGAGTCAGGCTATGCGCCCGGTCTTTTCGGCATGGCCCGTATGGAGCGTGAGTTATCAGCGTATCTTGGCGGGCGCAAGATTGACCTGCGTACGCCCGAAGACCTGAGCCGGTATTTTCGTCGCCAGGTGATGGAGGAGGCAGAGGTGCAATATGCGGCCGGATGA
- a CDS encoding SMC family ATPase, whose product MIPYKLRLQNFLSYREGQSPLDFSGMHLVCLVGENGHGKSALLDAVTWVVWGQARGKSDDDLVHLGAGEMQVEFEFGLAGQRYNIIRKRLISGKTRKSELELAVWNEGETGWQPLTEPTLRATQARIESLLRMDYHTFVHSAFLKQGAADAFSRALPGARKDILARILNLAQYDAYAERAKALAKEAEREAALVEGEVRMMDEEIARRPQVEADLNSATITELQARLALKEAEEGAAALRLEEQALAGRRRERAELAARLQRDARLHDDTGRQLASTGAQVAAVVAILAERQAIEAGYAALAEARSDEARWAERWQAQRPLEIEQQQLRHELVESKGKIETDLRLANREVDEANKRAASLPGLEPKAGQLNAEIARLEALQIRLQEKRNQIGQLSADRTRLEQEKQRVESEGKALRSRLDMLRTGEANECPVCRQPLGEDGRQHIDQEYEQQLAALRRQLLDLGEAQKKNQAEEQALQTAIAAESRELGSLAALQRQLAQIEHSLNDARAALETLPALQDRAAALTRQIESQDFGLPTRARLAAVEGQMAAIAYDAAAHDRARATVSDLAGVERRHLELARAIQDEPALRQQAERLAERHQAEATQLDADRSRLQQIEADLSGLADLQARLRQLQATADQSRRAWEGANNRLVGAQQRLNAIDGLAKTRAERLQQLALIKERAARFHHLQTAFGPNGVQAMIIEAALPELESEANRLLGRLSDGRMNVRFETQRELKTGGQRETLDIIIADELGQRPYEMFSGGEGFRADLALRIALSRLLARRAGAALQTLFIDEGFGTQDAHGRENLVEAIHMIKDEFALVLVITHIEELKEQFPVRIQVVKDDGQGSRYRVY is encoded by the coding sequence ATGATACCCTACAAGCTACGCCTGCAAAACTTCCTCAGCTACCGTGAAGGCCAGTCGCCGCTCGACTTCAGCGGCATGCACCTGGTTTGTCTGGTGGGCGAAAACGGGCACGGCAAATCGGCCCTGCTGGATGCCGTGACCTGGGTGGTCTGGGGGCAGGCGCGGGGGAAATCGGATGACGATCTGGTGCACCTGGGTGCGGGAGAGATGCAGGTCGAGTTCGAGTTCGGGCTGGCCGGGCAGCGCTACAACATCATCCGCAAGCGGCTGATCAGCGGCAAGACGCGCAAGTCCGAACTCGAACTGGCGGTGTGGAACGAGGGCGAGACCGGCTGGCAGCCCCTGACCGAGCCGACCCTGCGGGCCACACAGGCGCGCATCGAGAGCCTGCTGCGGATGGACTACCACACCTTCGTCCATTCCGCCTTTCTCAAACAGGGGGCGGCCGATGCTTTCTCGCGCGCCCTGCCCGGCGCCCGCAAAGACATCCTCGCCCGCATCCTCAACCTGGCCCAATACGACGCCTACGCCGAGCGCGCCAAAGCCCTGGCCAAAGAAGCCGAGCGTGAGGCTGCCCTGGTGGAGGGCGAGGTGCGGATGATGGACGAAGAGATCGCCCGCCGGCCGCAGGTGGAGGCCGACCTGAACAGCGCCACCATCACCGAACTGCAGGCCCGCCTGGCCCTGAAGGAAGCCGAAGAAGGGGCCGCCGCCTTGCGCCTGGAAGAACAGGCTCTGGCCGGGCGCCGCCGCGAGCGCGCCGAACTGGCCGCCCGCCTCCAGCGCGACGCCCGCTTGCACGACGACACCGGCCGGCAACTGGCAAGCACGGGCGCACAAGTGGCGGCCGTCGTCGCCATCCTGGCCGAACGACAGGCCATCGAAGCCGGCTACGCCGCCCTGGCAGAAGCCCGCAGCGACGAGGCCCGCTGGGCCGAACGCTGGCAGGCGCAACGGCCGCTGGAAATCGAGCAGCAACAGCTCCGGCATGAACTGGTCGAGAGCAAGGGCAAGATCGAAACCGATCTCCGCCTGGCGAACAGGGAGGTGGACGAAGCCAACAAGCGCGCCGCCTCGTTGCCGGGGCTGGAGCCAAAGGCCGGTCAACTCAATGCCGAAATCGCCCGCCTCGAGGCCCTACAAATCCGGCTGCAAGAGAAACGCAACCAGATCGGCCAACTGAGCGCCGACCGCACGCGGCTGGAACAGGAGAAACAACGGGTCGAGAGCGAAGGCAAGGCGCTTCGCAGCCGGCTGGATATGCTGCGCACGGGCGAGGCCAACGAATGCCCGGTCTGCCGCCAGCCGCTGGGCGAGGACGGCCGCCAGCACATCGACCAGGAATACGAGCAGCAGCTGGCCGCCCTGCGCCGGCAACTGCTCGACCTGGGCGAGGCGCAGAAAAAGAATCAGGCCGAGGAACAGGCCTTGCAGACCGCCATCGCTGCCGAAAGCCGCGAGCTGGGGTCGCTGGCAGCGTTGCAACGGCAGCTGGCCCAAATCGAACACAGCCTGAACGACGCCCGCGCCGCCCTCGAAACCCTCCCCGCCCTGCAAGACCGGGCCGCCGCCCTGACCCGGCAGATCGAAAGCCAGGACTTCGGCCTGCCCACACGGGCGCGGCTGGCCGCGGTCGAGGGCCAGATGGCGGCCATCGCCTACGACGCCGCCGCCCACGACCGGGCGCGAGCCACCGTCTCGGACCTGGCCGGGGTGGAGCGACGCCACCTGGAACTGGCCCGCGCCATCCAGGACGAGCCGGCCCTGCGCCAGCAGGCCGAACGGCTGGCAGAGCGCCACCAGGCGGAAGCCACACAACTGGACGCCGACCGCAGCCGTTTACAACAGATCGAGGCCGATCTGAGCGGGCTGGCCGACTTGCAGGCCCGCCTGCGCCAACTCCAGGCCACCGCCGACCAGTCTCGCCGGGCCTGGGAAGGCGCCAACAACCGGCTGGTGGGCGCCCAACAACGCCTGAACGCCATCGACGGGCTGGCGAAGACCCGCGCCGAGCGTTTGCAGCAACTGGCCCTGATCAAAGAGCGCGCCGCCCGCTTCCACCACCTGCAGACGGCCTTCGGCCCCAACGGCGTCCAGGCCATGATCATCGAGGCCGCCCTGCCCGAACTGGAGTCCGAGGCCAACCGGCTGCTGGGCCGGCTGTCGGACGGGCGCATGAACGTGCGTTTCGAGACACAGCGCGAGCTGAAAACCGGCGGGCAGCGCGAGACGCTCGACATCATCATCGCCGACGAACTGGGGCAGCGCCCGTATGAGATGTTTTCGGGCGGCGAGGGCTTCCGCGCCGACCTGGCCCTGCGCATCGCCCTCAGCCGCTTGCTGGCCCGTCGCGCCGGCGCCGCCCTGCAGACGCTGTTCATCGACGAAGGCTTCGGCACCCAGGATGCCCACGGCCGCGAGAACCTGGTCGAGGCCATCCACATGATCAAGGATGAGTTCGCCCTTGTCCTCGTCATCACCCATATCGAAGAACTCAAAGAGCAATTCCCCGTCCGCATCCAGGTGGTCAAAGACGACGGCCAGGGGTCGCGCTATCGGGTCTACTGA
- a CDS encoding pyridoxal phosphate-dependent aminotransferase family protein — translation MQSPPAARTLIDGRWRDYFAGCGYLGLQGHPAITEAAIEAMRQYGLSTATSRGGFGEHPLYHELETAAARFFAAETALTFGSGYLGGLLLLQGLRPDYDRIFIDESAHYSLWDAARTSAAPLVPFRHLQADDLAGQLRSHLRPGERPLLLSDGVFPISGEIAPLPDYAQALSGYDGALLCLDDAHAVGVLGPNGRGTLEHWQQQTDLSGPNILTTATLSKALAGFGGVIAGPAALVAKLRRGAPAYVGASPAPLPAVAGSTAALNLAAAEPERRQQLRRNVAQARAGLRDLGWPLAATGVPILCLARRRGLDLARLQQELLAQDICVAHISAYSSAPPGGCLRLAIFATHTPAQIDRLLAILTSLLP, via the coding sequence ATGCAGAGCCCGCCGGCTGCCCGCACCCTGATCGACGGCCGCTGGCGCGACTACTTCGCCGGTTGCGGCTATTTGGGCTTGCAAGGCCACCCGGCCATCACCGAGGCCGCCATCGAGGCAATGCGCCAGTACGGCCTCAGCACGGCCACCTCGCGCGGAGGCTTTGGCGAACACCCCCTCTACCACGAGCTTGAGACCGCCGCCGCCCGCTTCTTCGCCGCCGAGACCGCCCTCACCTTTGGCTCCGGCTACCTGGGCGGCCTCCTCCTCCTGCAAGGGCTGCGCCCCGACTACGACCGCATCTTCATCGACGAGTCGGCCCACTACAGCCTGTGGGATGCGGCTCGCACCTCAGCCGCCCCCCTCGTCCCCTTCCGCCACCTCCAGGCCGACGACCTGGCCGGGCAGCTGCGATCCCACCTGCGCCCTGGCGAACGGCCCCTGCTGCTCAGCGACGGCGTCTTCCCCATCTCTGGCGAAATCGCCCCCCTGCCCGACTATGCCCAGGCGCTATCCGGCTACGACGGCGCCCTCCTCTGCCTGGACGACGCCCACGCCGTCGGCGTGCTGGGGCCAAACGGACGCGGGACGCTCGAACACTGGCAGCAACAGACCGACCTTTCCGGCCCAAACATCTTGACGACGGCCACCCTCAGCAAGGCCCTGGCCGGCTTCGGCGGCGTCATCGCTGGCCCCGCCGCCCTGGTGGCAAAACTCAGGCGCGGCGCCCCCGCCTATGTCGGCGCCAGCCCCGCCCCCCTGCCCGCCGTCGCCGGCTCGACCGCCGCCCTGAACCTGGCCGCCGCCGAACCCGAACGCCGCCAGCAGCTCCGCCGCAACGTCGCCCAGGCCCGCGCCGGGCTGCGCGACCTGGGTTGGCCCCTGGCCGCGACCGGCGTCCCCATCCTCTGCCTGGCCCGGCGGCGGGGCCTCGATCTGGCCCGGCTCCAGCAGGAACTTCTGGCCCAGGACATCTGCGTCGCCCACATCAGCGCCTACAGCAGCGCCCCGCCCGGCGGCTGCCTGCGCCTTGCCATCTTCGCCACCCACACCCCGGCCCAGATCGACCGGCTGCTGGCAATCCTGACCAGCCTTCTCCCCTGA
- a CDS encoding Rid family detoxifying hydrolase, with product MQRDIIHTSSAPAAVGPYSQAMRAGNFIFTAGQIGLDPATGLIVEGGVEAQAQQVMANLAAVLAAAGSSLDQAVKTTIFLTDMVHFAAVNAVYGAAFSASPPARSTVAVLALPKGALVEIEVIALAAA from the coding sequence ATGCAACGCGACATCATCCACACATCCTCCGCCCCGGCAGCCGTCGGCCCCTATTCGCAGGCCATGCGCGCCGGCAACTTCATCTTCACCGCCGGGCAGATCGGCCTCGACCCGGCCACCGGCCTGATCGTCGAGGGCGGCGTCGAAGCCCAGGCGCAACAGGTCATGGCCAACCTGGCCGCCGTCTTGGCCGCCGCCGGCTCCAGCCTGGACCAGGCCGTGAAGACCACCATCTTCCTGACCGACATGGTGCACTTCGCCGCGGTCAACGCCGTCTACGGGGCTGCTTTCAGCGCCAGCCCACCGGCGCGCTCGACAGTGGCCGTCCTGGCCTTGCCCAAAGGGGCCCTGGTCGAGATCGAAGTCATCGCCCTGGCCGCCGCCTGA